In a single window of the Papaver somniferum cultivar HN1 unplaced genomic scaffold, ASM357369v1 unplaced-scaffold_57, whole genome shotgun sequence genome:
- the LOC113343389 gene encoding uncharacterized protein LOC113343389, whose product MDEIETSRKRIKQTMVEEEEENENGLVMEEVETVAAGSEEMESLINGVLEKIERFTQQVSEMLEAVKTLFKDLSNEFEERIIGIHKEQIEKWQDEIKELRALDAMNEEVNTRLHMTRSLFQNVQM is encoded by the exons ATGGACGAGATTGAAACTTCAAGGAAACGAATCAAACAAACA ATggtagaagaggaagaggaaaatGAAAACGGTTTAGTAATGGAAGAAGTTGAAACAGTTGCAGCAGGATCTGAAGAGATGGAAAGCCTTATTAATGGAGTTCTTGAAAAGATTGAGAGATTCACTCAACAG GTTTCGGAGATGCTTGAGGCAGTAAAAACACTCTTTAAAGATCTTAGTAATGAATTTGAAGAACGTATTATTGG AATTCATAAGGAACAGATTGAGAAATGGCAGGATGAGATTAAGGAACTGAGAGCACTGGATGCAATGAACGAAGAAGTAAATACTCGTCTTCATATGACTCGCTCGCTCTTCCAGAATGTTCAGATGTGA